CTCTCTGCTGTTCAAGCAGTGCTAACAAGTATCGCCATGGCGGCAACCAACCAACTGCTTGTACACCTGCTCCTGCAGCTGCTCTTGATCTGCTTCCTCCTCCTCTCGATCCAAACCTCCGCCGCCGGTGGTTTCACTGACAAGCTCGAGTGGGGCCAGAACCTCACCGACGGCCAGACGCTCGTCTCGCCCGGCGGCTCCTACACTCTGGGGTTCTTCTCTCCCGGGGCGTCCACCAAGAGGTACCTCGGCATATGGTTCTCCGTATCCAACACCACCGTCTACTGGGTCGCCAACCGCGATAAGCCTCTGCCTGACAAGTCCGGCATGCTGGTGTTCAATGACGTCGACAGCCTCGTCCTGCTCGACGGCTCTGGCCGGACGGCGTGGTCTTCAAACTTCCTGGCCGCCTCCGCCGCGGCGGTCTGGCTTCTCGAGTCCGGCAACCTGGTCGTGCGCAACGGCAGTAGCGACATCTCCCTGTGGCAGTCGTTCGACCAGCCGTCGGACACCTTGCTGCCCGGCATGAAGCTGGGCAAGAACCTGTGGACCGGAGGCGAGTGGCAGCTCACGGCGTGGAGCTCCCCCGACGACCCGTCGCCGGGGGACTACCGCCGCACGCTGGAAACGGCCGGGCTGCCGGAGCTGGTGGTGTGGCAGCGCGGCGTCAAGAAGTACCGCACGGGCCCGTGGAACGGGCGATACTTCAGCGGCGTCCCGGAGGTGTCGTGGTACGCGAACAAGTACACGCTGTGGGTGACGAAGAGCCCCTCGGAGATGACCTACGGGTACACCGCCGCGCCCCGCACGTCCCTTACCCGCGTCGTGTTGAACTACACCGCCGGCGGGGTGGAGCGGCTGGTGTGGGACGCGGGCACCGGGGAGTGGGTCTCCTACTTCAAGGGGCCGAGGGACCCCTGCGATGCCTACGCGAGCTGCGGGCCGTTCGGCCTCTGCGACGCCGGGGCGGCGTCGTCGGGGTTCTGCGGCTGCGTCGAGGGGTTCAGCACTGTTGTCTCGGCGTCGCCGTCCGCGCAAGAGGTGAGAGATAGCGCGGACGGCTGCCGGCGAAACGCGGCACTGGACTGTGACGGCGGGAAGACGACCGACGGCTTCAAGGTGGTGCCTGGGGTGAAGCTACCCGACACGCAGAATGCGTCGGTGGACATGGGCGTCGAGCTGGAGGAGTGCAGGGAGAGGTGCTTCGCAGACTGCTCGTGCTTGGCCTACGCCGCCGCGGATATCCGAGGAGGCGGCGACGGTACCGGCTGCGTCATTTGGAAGGATGCCATCCTTGATCTTCGTTTCGTCGACGGCGGGCAGAATCTCTACCTGCGGTTGTCAAAATCGGAATTTGGTATGTACTACAGATTATCCCTGCGCCACATACTCTTGCGGTCTCTCGCCTTGAATGTTTTTCATTGTCTTTGTCTTGCAATATATTGACTAGACTTTAATCTCCCTTCAACTAAATAATGAAAGTACATACAAGTTACAAAATCTATCTCTCTCGCTACAAAAATAATCATGGTTCTGACTCGTACGTACTACCTAGCAAAATATTAGTCAAACTTGAAAAGGTTTGACTCTTAAATTTCGGGACGGGAGCGAGTATTTTCTATCAGTAACTTTCTTACACAATTTTCACTCTTTACCATTTATTCTTGATGCTAAAGTAAAAAATATTGCCTGCTTTAAATATTAAGTCTCTACGTTTACATCGGTAGCTTATTATTCCATATATACTCTATTTAACCAGTTTCCTCAATCCACCCCATGCCCACaactaagaggcatgtggcaaaACTCTTGGAAGAAACACCGCTAAATATAAGAAACCATAAATAGTAGTTCCATTGAACTGAAACATATCTCAGTCATGTAAAGTTTAAATATGGCGTTGCTTATTCCAAAAATTTATATACCATAATCTAAATTGTTCGAATAATAGTTGAAATTCATCTAGAACTGAAGATGATTGCTAAAAAAGTTATTAATATTTTTTCCTCAATAGAATCTCAAAGAATTTACAAACAAATACATAATATGATTCTTATAAACTCCAAAATTATTCTAGTATTTTTTTTGTAAAACTAAAAAAGTATTTAATTCAATCTTTTGCATAAAATCCTTAAAGTAGTTGCCATGAACCTTCATTTTTCAACAAAAAAATCATACCAAATTAATTTTTTGATATTTGAAAATATTAATAAATTAAATTAACATCAGTAATTTCCCCTCCATAAAACACTGCCATGAAATTCAGTGTAATTTATACTATTAAATTAATTATTAAGACTATTTACAATAAATGACTAGGGTTCAAGTTAACTTTATTTTTCTAACAACTAAATTATATTTAATTTAActtaaatttaaaatttgaattcaaGGGATAAAAACATAGATACATAATGCAACTGATTCAGTTCACAAACATTTGTTGCAAGTTTAACCCATTTTGTAAATGAACTAGgtgtgatttttttttcaaatttgaagaGAAAATGCATAATTATTTTTCTAGTATAAATGGAGAAAACCAAAACTgatcatgggtgcatatgcacccggtatgtataaaacatattttAAAAAGTAAAAAAATTAGGAAAAAAAATTTAGCATGTAGAGCAACACGTTCTATGAGTACACGTAAATTTTCACGTAAAACCGATTATTTTTGTAccctatgtaaaaaagacaaataatgcctcgagaaatagactattttaacaccaaaaatttgtctttttagtACAAGGCACAAAATATATCAGTTTttgatgaaacaactttgtgaacaTGTAACATGTCAAGGTATACACGAGGCATTTTTGTTTgtatttttttgacatttcaaaatatatttaatatgcatttcaaataaagggtgcatatgcacccgagtGCAGAAACACCCTGTCCGTATAAATGTACCAAATAACCACATGGACTAGAGATGCAGGCATGATGTGTCTTTGGTGGGGAACAATAGTTGTTGTAAGAAAGTGATAAGACGCAGCTAATGGATAACATGGAGAATAAATTTCCTTAAATATCTGAATTTTGACAATTTGACAGAAGTAAGGTTTAAGGAATGGAATTTACTGAAATATAATTTGTATGACTCTCAGTATGTATAATGCTAAATTGCAGTCTAACATTTTTTATTCCATAACAGATGACTCTAAGGGGTTCCCTACACTACTTGTTGCCACCCCTATAGCTTCTGCTTTTACGATTCTTCTGGTACTCTTTGTGGTTTGGTGGAGAAGGAAGCGGCGAGTCGTtggtaaattctgccccggtgacTCAATTTCGTTGTTATTTGCATGAAGGAGAAAAATGGCGATACATGGTATATGCAATGTCTTAAATCCACGGGCTCCTTTTGCAGGTGTTATTCCTCATAATCCTGCCATGGCTGTTCCTTCAATTAGTCTAGCTATTATAAAGGATATCACTATAAATTTCTCTGATGGCAATATGATCGGCCAGGGTGGATTTAGCGTTGTTTACAAGGTTCGTGCGTGTGTGTATGTGCCTAT
This region of Lolium perenne isolate Kyuss_39 chromosome 2, Kyuss_2.0, whole genome shotgun sequence genomic DNA includes:
- the LOC127336125 gene encoding receptor-like serine/threonine-protein kinase SD1-8, yielding MAATNQLLVHLLLQLLLICFLLLSIQTSAAGGFTDKLEWGQNLTDGQTLVSPGGSYTLGFFSPGASTKRYLGIWFSVSNTTVYWVANRDKPLPDKSGMLVFNDVDSLVLLDGSGRTAWSSNFLAASAAAVWLLESGNLVVRNGSSDISLWQSFDQPSDTLLPGMKLGKNLWTGGEWQLTAWSSPDDPSPGDYRRTLETAGLPELVVWQRGVKKYRTGPWNGRYFSGVPEVSWYANKYTLWVTKSPSEMTYGYTAAPRTSLTRVVLNYTAGGVERLVWDAGTGEWVSYFKGPRDPCDAYASCGPFGLCDAGAASSGFCGCVEGFSTVVSASPSAQEVRDSADGCRRNAALDCDGGKTTDGFKVVPGVKLPDTQNASVDMGVELEECRERCFADCSCLAYAAADIRGGGDGTGCVIWKDAILDLRFVDGGQNLYLRLSKSEFDDSKGFPTLLVATPIASAFTILLVLFVVWWRRKRRVVGVIPHNPAMAVPSISLAIIKDITINFSDGNMIGQGGFSVVYKGKLPGGRTVAVKRLKQSALTTKGKTDFVREVEVMAGLRHGSLVRLLAYCNEGKERILIYEYMQNKSLNAYIFGAAKLRASLNWEKRLKLLHGIAHGIAYLHGGSGESVIHRDLKPGNILLDDEWNPKIADFGTAKLFAAIDQAGPDQTIVISPGYAAPEYARGGEMTLKCDVYSFGIILLETLSGERNGALHRLLSHAWGLWEENRIVELLDTTMVPLPESETELLSELKRCIQIGLLCVQETPGDRPAMSAVVSMLTSTTSHIDWPRRQVDSREAVDSNSSRGLRTDLLSSTTTDLT